The Natranaeroarchaeum aerophilus DNA window AGACGCGAAAAAAGACAAGAGCTACAGCAATTGGCTGAAGAAAAACACGTTACACCCGAACAGCCGGAGCTCGTGACTGCGGCGTTCGTTCTCCCAACAGATGAGTGAGCTACAGATCGTGAATATAGTCGGCGCAGGGGACCTGCAGCAAGAGCTGGACATCGAGCAGGTCGGAAGAGACATTGCAGTGCCGTACAGCGAATACGATCCATCGAACTATCACGGACTCTACCTCCGACCCGTTGAGGACGGACCGCTCATCACCGTATATCGAAGCGGAAAGTACATCGTGACCGGGCCATCAAGTCTCGAAGAGCTCTACGGGACAAACGAGAAGTTCCTGACGAAATTGGGCGAACTGGACGGGGTTGGTGAGTTTGTGGACACCGGATTTGCGGTCCAAAATATCGTCAGTACTGCTGAGCTAGATGAACATATAAACCTGAACGCCCTGTCTATCAGTCTCGGACTCGAAGCGACCGAATACGAGCCTGAGCAGTTTCCCGGGCTGATTTATCGACCGGCGGAGTACCCTGTCGTCCTGCTGGTGTTTGCAACCGGGAAGGTCGTTATCACGGGGACAGCCGATACCGAAGTCGCAAGAAAGGGGTTCGAGCATCTTCAGTCAGAGATGGACTTTGAATCGGCATGAGATCATTTCTTACGCTCGATCTCGAAGGCCCGTTCCAGTAAATCGGCGATTTCAGAAAGCCCATTGACTGCTCGACGATCAACCACCATACTGACTCGATCAGTCTCTTTCGGGTGCTTCTTTCCAAGGGCAATAACGATATCATCGTCAGGTGAAAATGTGGCAGAAAGCCATGCAGTAATGGTATCAGTTCCGGACAGCCATTCTGTAAAGATGTCGTGCCACGCCTCCTCCCTTTCAGGCGGTGACGGGGGCTCTGATTCGAACCCTTCGCGTTCGAGTCGGTCAGCAAACGCTCGGAGCCGGTCACAATCCTCAGGAGATACCTGAACGGTAACACTCTCGATATCCGCATTATATCCACTTTCGCGCTTGCCCAGTTGGAATGTGAGATCACCCCAAGGGCTGCGCGAAATCGTCGCCCAGGCTCGACCGCGCCGACGGAGTACTTGCTTTGCGATTCTAACCCACTCGTCGGATTTGTCGAACGATATCCAGAACTCACCGGGGAGCGGAATCTCACGTTCTACCGTCGGCGATTTCTCTTGGCGCAGCCATCGCACGATATCAGGATATCCTTCTAGTGCGGATCGATCGGGGAGGGCATACGGCCAGACGGTCAGGATACCGGATAGATCGACATCGTAGTCCGAAAAGTCGTCTTCGTCCAGCCAGACAACACTATAGCCGCTAGCCAGATAGTGGTCCGTGACGGCCTCGATGTCCTTCCCCTCGTTGCGGTACTGGACCTCGACGGCGATACCCCTGCCATAGGGGTTCCGTGGCTCGTCAAACGTGAGGAGGACATCGGCGACACGGTCACCGATACCGGATTCGAGCTCCAGCGTAGCCTCGGAAAAATCATTGTCGAGTCGGGCATAGGCGATCGACTTCATTTTGAGGTGCTGGTCCGACTCGCCGGGGCATTTACCCGTCTTCCCGATTTCATCAAGGGTTGCCTGTCCGGTTGTCGTACTAGCTTCGACATCGGCTTCCTGCTTTTCGTGTCGAAAGTGGCGCGAGACGAAGCTATTCTCCCGTTCGTACGAGGAGATAACAGTCATCTGTTCGTCACAGACCGGACACACAACAGTCGCGTTGTCCTCTACTTGCGGTGGGATGACGCGGTCTCCCTCAAGAGTTCCGAGAAATGGCATCTGTTATCGTATGATCCTGTGGAGTGGTCACGCTCCGAAATCGTCAAGGCTCGTCCTACGGCTATACCCACCGGTGGTATCACCAGACGATGAAACGTCGGAGTCGTCTGTCGATTCGAGATACCGACTATCGACATCCCCATGCTCGATAAACGCCTGAATGTTACCGGCAGTTGCCGGTCCGATGCCGTCAACGCCGTCCCTCAGGACATCCTCGAACTGTGTCGAGTCGCCGATCGATTCGTAGAATGCAGTCAGTTTGGTCCAGAGCGTTCCGTCGGGGAGATCCCGTCCAGCTACAATATCAGAGCCTCTCAGGTATTCCTGTAGCGACCGAACTCGATACCGTCCAAGACCGGAGATATTTTCGACCAGCGGCACCTCCTCGTGTCGAATTCCCCGATCGACACGGAACGTCAGGCTATCGAACCACTCGGGGCGGCGAGCGTTCGGTGCAGCATCGATCAGATACTGGGTAGCCTCGATCGTCGACGAAAGACTGCTTGCTGTGCTGGATATGTACGCGGCGTCGACCTCCGTTCGATCTTCGATATCCCGGGTGTCGAGGTTGTTCATCCAGTACCAGCGGATTACCCCAGTGGTGATTCCATACTTATCCAGGGCAATACCATGTTCTTCGAGTTTTGCTTCGAGCTCTGAGGAACCACCTCGTGCACTGATTGAGTGGTCAAAGAGCCGTGTCGTTTTGTCAAGCATGGCAGTTCTGGTAACCTCGTCGTGGTCTGTCTCCTCGACCCACTGGTAGAACTCTTTGATCGCCAAGAGAGTGGCGCTAGCAAAGCTATTGAAGGCGAAATCAACTGCCCCGTCCCCCAGTGCAGTCGTCTGGAACTGACGTTTGGTATCGTGCTCGGAAATGAAACCGTGCTCGATCAACCAGTCCGCTGTCTCCCGGAGTCGGGTATTCAGTCGTTCATCACGGGATCCATGTTCTCGTCCCCATGCCCCGAGTTCCGTGAGCTGGTCCCAGTAGAGCATCTCCTTGACGAACGCCTCTATCTCGTGAGGAGTATCCCATCCTGTCGCGACCAGCTCAAGAACGAGCCACTGGAACCGTTCTTGATTTTCGATGTGTGTTTCTACCCGTTCAAGTTCTCGCTGGGGCTCGAAAAAGCGCTGAGCAGTCTCATCGGGCTCGTCAGTAAGCGTATAGGCAAATCCCTTGTCGTATCCATATCCCGGACGAGCGGCTCGTCCGATCCACTGAATGTACTCCCAGACTCCGACGTAATTCGGACCGCGTTGGATATCTGCGACCAGCACGGTCTGGACAGGCGAGTCGAAACCATACGCGATCGTCGTAGTGGCAAAGAGACACTCGATCTCCCCCTCGTAGTAGAGATCCTCAATCCAGTTCGTGATGTGTTTCGGGAGGTCCGCATGATGAAACGCGACACCATTGTTCAGCGCATGAGCCAGTTTCTCGAACGTTTCAGTGAGCCGCCCATCGACCTTATTTTCGAGCTCTACGTGGAAATTGCGGTCAGATGAGCCACGGAAGGCTCTGGTATCAGCAACTGCTTTCGCTCGTGATTCCGTCCACGGTTTTGCATAGTTGAAGACGAGGAAGGGTCCTTTGTCGCGGTGTGTCCTGACCGCATCGACGACCGCTTCCTTTGTTTCGTTGTTCGCGGTGTCTATGGCGTGCTCTTCGATCTCGATCTGTCGACCTTCCGGGCTGACGGTGACGTCAGCATCCATCCACTCGGCGAGCTCTTCGGGGTTGCCGACCGTCGCACTCATGGCGAAAATGTCGATACCTTCGTACTTGGCAGCCGCAATCGACTTCTCGATCTCCGGGCCGCGAAAGCCGCCGTAAATTTCGTGGAAGTCATCGAGTACGATCAGATCCAGATTTCGAGCGTTCCCCGTATTTTGGAGAATCGCCCGATAAAACGAGTCAAAGGTTTTTACAGCAACGTCTGCCGTTCGATAGGCAGTCCGATCGGACTCGATCCGATACTGGTCTCCTCCCCATTCCCGCAGCGCATCGCGCTTGTCTCGCACCAGTTGTCTGGAAGGAACCAGATAGCCGACACGCCCACCGTCGTCCAAGATCTTCTTTGTGACTGTCTCCGCGCAAAGCGTTTTGCCGTTCCCCGTCTCGGCCACAAGAAGATGGTTTCCGGGATCCAAAATGCCGTCCTGGAACGCCAGCCGTTGCGTTTCTTTGAGGCTCTCGTAGCCGTGGGCGGCCATCACTGTCTCGACGGTTTCCACGTCTTCAGGCGAAAGGTCACTTGGGACGGTCATATTTCCACGCCATCGGCTGAAAGACATCGATGGAGCTCAATGAGAGGACGGACATCTTCAGTGGCATAGTCCACCAGGAGACGTTCGAGTTCTTTGAACGACTTGCGGTCATCGAGACCCGCATCCAGCCAGCTGACGTACTTCTCCCCCCAGACTTCACCGATGTGCTGTCCCACTACCTGCTCGTCAGTAATCTGGCTCTGTTCGATAATACCATCGTCGAGGCCGTAATCGGAGTAGCGGGTCGGGATGGTTTCGATCCCAAGCCGTTCACAAGCTTCCTCGAATTTGGGGAAGCCGTACCCATCTAGTTGCTCTTCCGCCAGGAGGGCAACATCAACGTGTTTGGAGAAAAGCTGATCCAGTTGCCGACTAGCGTCGACTGTCAACCCATGATTGTCGACCTCAGTAGCCCACTCCCGTAGGTGGATCTCATCGAAGTCCTCTCCGTTATACGTAAGAACGTGCTCAGCAGGTCGCTGTTCACACCAATCGAGGACTCGATCGAGAAGGGTAGCGGTGTGATCGATTTCCCAGTCTCCGTTCCGGAGGAAGACCTCAGTCTCGACCTCATCACCTGGCGATGATTGATACCCCGCTGCGACGGCGACAAGCTCGAAATAATCGGTGTTCTTGAACTCCTCCCGATTGTCAGGTGAGTTGAAGGGACTCGCGGTCTCGATATCGATAGCGAGGGTTGCCATGGATACTGGCAATTCACAGCCATCTAACATATTGTTTTGGAAAACCACGGTCGAACCACCGTTTCGAGTGCTTCGACTGGAACGTTGCGGTGCGGGTGCGGGGTATGTTTTTTCGCCAGTGCCCTTAGGCACACTTCCTAAGGGGATCCTCCCACTGAGTGGGAAGATCTCGACCGCAGAGCTCCCGGCTACAGGTAAAAATACCACTCCTATCGAAACAGGGGTCGGAAAATACCCCCTCGCGGGACGAAATAGACCCGAAAATAGACCTACAGAATAGTGTTGCCACTCGCCAGTCAGGCGTTACCGGGTGAGCGATCGCACCCGTCCGCAGCGGCGATCACCGTCGGCGTTTAGCCACTCGACGCTCGCCTCCAGGAGGTCGACGATGTCGCGACCGTCTTTCATCCAGGCCTCTCTCGCTTCCTGGAGGACCTCTTCGACACGAGGGTACGATGAAGCTTTGAACTCGCCGAGCCGCGTGTCGATCCGGACCGTCCGGTTATCGTGGTCGTCGACATCGAACGACACCGCGTACTTCTGCATCCACTTCTGGAACGCGCTCGACGCCGACTGGCGAGCGTTTACGTTCATTAGCTTCGCCGCTCGGTCAGCTGCGTTTTCGATCCGGTGCTCGGCGCTCTCGACGATCGCGGCGATCTCCTGCTCTATCTTCCGGCTGGTGAACTCGACGGCGGCGTTGTCGTTCCGGACAAGCCCGTCAAGTCGATCCAGGCATCGGTACAACGTCGAGATACCTCTGTCAGCGTTGTTCGCTAGTTCCTGCGGGTGCTGGCCGTCTCCGTCAGCGACCAGCGCCTCCAGAAAATCGATATCCGCCTCTGTCATATCTCGCAGTGTCGTGATCAGGAGCGCGTCCTGCTTGGCTTCGATCTCCGGTGTCGGGTCCGCGAAGAACTCGATATCTTCCTCAGCTGGGGCGGCATCGAAATGATCGTCGGGAACAAACGTAGTTCCGCCCGCGCCGATGGGGATATCCGACCATCGGAGCGTGTTGATCAGCGTCTCGTCGATTTCCCGACGGAGCTCGTTACGATCGCTCCATGCGAACGACTGACCTTTGTTCAGCGACTTCTTGAGCAGAACCCCGATCTTCGGATGGTACAGCGCGTCCTCGTCGTCGCCGTGGACGTACTCGGGATGGTAGTGTTTCAGTTGCTTGCCCCGCGAGTGCATCGGGATCAGCTCCCGGGCATCCGGTTTGGGCAAAACGAGACGGTGGTTGTAGCCCACAATATCCTTGTTCGGCCCGCTGTTGCTCGGTTTGTAGACGATATCCGAGCCCTCCTTCTGTGCGAGCAGCTCGAAGATCCGACGCATGGCACCGGTCGAGCGGACGTACTTCTCGGCCATTGACCGGTGAACGCGCACATAGCGCTCGTAGGTGGTGATGTTACTCGTCGGATGAATCGCGGTGAAGTAATTCGAATTGATACCCATCTCGGCTTCCTCAGCCAGCGCGTTCAGGGCCTTTCGGAACAGTACCGGGTAGGTGTCCGGTTCCAGATTACTCCCCGATATTTTGACGTTTGTCGCCTCGTTCGGGAGGTCGTCGCTATCGCAGGGCGACGTGATCTCATCGCCCGTGTCGTAATGTTCCATCCCGGCGAAGCGGGGGCGAATGTGGAAGTTAGCCTTCCTCTCGCCGCGACCATACGCACTGACGCGGAACTCTTTCAGACGTTCGTTTACGTCATCTTCCGGCCGTGGGGCGATACCGCTCTTCTGATATTTGAGGTTGACAATCCACTTCTCACCGCCGATTTCCGTGGCTATCTCTCCCGAATATCCGTCGAATCCGCGGTGCAACAACATCGACACCGCCCAGTAGGGACTGAGCCCACGGTCGAAGAAGTTCAGATTTCCTTCGAGCTCGTGGGGCGCGGTCGCGACGTGACTCACGCGAGACACCCCCGTTTGACAGAGCTGGGATTGTAGCTACCAACCTCTGAAACTCCGGAATATGTAAGGGTGGATAAGAGTCTGCTGGAGATGGTACATCTG harbors:
- a CDS encoding TATA-box-binding protein; its protein translation is MSELQIVNIVGAGDLQQELDIEQVGRDIAVPYSEYDPSNYHGLYLRPVEDGPLITVYRSGKYIVTGPSSLEELYGTNEKFLTKLGELDGVGEFVDTGFAVQNIVSTAELDEHINLNALSISLGLEATEYEPEQFPGLIYRPAEYPVVLLVFATGKVVITGTADTEVARKGFEHLQSEMDFESA
- a CDS encoding DEAD/DEAH box helicase gives rise to the protein MTVPSDLSPEDVETVETVMAAHGYESLKETQRLAFQDGILDPGNHLLVAETGNGKTLCAETVTKKILDDGGRVGYLVPSRQLVRDKRDALREWGGDQYRIESDRTAYRTADVAVKTFDSFYRAILQNTGNARNLDLIVLDDFHEIYGGFRGPEIEKSIAAAKYEGIDIFAMSATVGNPEELAEWMDADVTVSPEGRQIEIEEHAIDTANNETKEAVVDAVRTHRDKGPFLVFNYAKPWTESRAKAVADTRAFRGSSDRNFHVELENKVDGRLTETFEKLAHALNNGVAFHHADLPKHITNWIEDLYYEGEIECLFATTTIAYGFDSPVQTVLVADIQRGPNYVGVWEYIQWIGRAARPGYGYDKGFAYTLTDEPDETAQRFFEPQRELERVETHIENQERFQWLVLELVATGWDTPHEIEAFVKEMLYWDQLTELGAWGREHGSRDERLNTRLRETADWLIEHGFISEHDTKRQFQTTALGDGAVDFAFNSFASATLLAIKEFYQWVEETDHDEVTRTAMLDKTTRLFDHSISARGGSSELEAKLEEHGIALDKYGITTGVIRWYWMNNLDTRDIEDRTEVDAAYISSTASSLSSTIEATQYLIDAAPNARRPEWFDSLTFRVDRGIRHEEVPLVENISGLGRYRVRSLQEYLRGSDIVAGRDLPDGTLWTKLTAFYESIGDSTQFEDVLRDGVDGIGPATAGNIQAFIEHGDVDSRYLESTDDSDVSSSGDTTGGYSRRTSLDDFGA